In Streptomyces sp. NBC_01408, one DNA window encodes the following:
- a CDS encoding dihydroorotase — protein MSKILIRGAKVLGGEAQDVLIDGETIAEVGQNLSAEGATVIEAEGQILLPGLVDLHTHLREPGREDSETVLTGTRAAASGGYTAVFAMANTFPVADTAGVVEQVWRLGKESGYCDVQPIGAVTVGLEGKQLSELGAMHESAARVTVFSDDGKCVDDAVIMRRALEYVKAFGGVVAQHAQEPRLTEGAQMNEGVVSAELGLGGWPAVAEESIIARDVLLAEHVGSRVHICHLSTAGSVEIVRWAKSRGIDVTAEVTPHHLLLTEELVRSYNAVYKVNPPLRTERDVLALREALADGTIDIVATDHAPHPHEDKDCEWAAAAMGMVGLETALSVVQQTMVETGLLDWAGVAERMSFAPARIGGLENHGRPVSAGEPANLTLVDTSYRGVVDPAHFASRSRNTPYEGRELPGRVTHTFLRGRATVVDGTLA, from the coding sequence ATGAGCAAGATCCTGATCCGTGGCGCGAAGGTACTCGGTGGCGAGGCGCAGGACGTCCTGATCGACGGCGAGACCATCGCCGAGGTCGGACAGAACCTGTCCGCCGAGGGCGCGACCGTCATCGAGGCCGAGGGCCAGATCCTCCTCCCCGGCCTCGTCGACCTGCACACCCACCTGCGCGAGCCCGGCCGCGAGGACTCCGAGACCGTCCTCACCGGCACCCGCGCCGCCGCGAGCGGCGGCTACACCGCCGTCTTCGCCATGGCGAACACCTTCCCGGTCGCCGACACCGCCGGCGTCGTCGAGCAGGTCTGGCGCCTCGGCAAGGAATCCGGCTACTGCGACGTGCAGCCCATCGGCGCCGTCACCGTCGGCCTGGAGGGCAAGCAGCTCTCCGAGCTGGGCGCCATGCACGAGTCCGCCGCCCGCGTCACCGTCTTCTCCGACGACGGCAAGTGCGTCGACGACGCCGTGATCATGCGCCGCGCCCTGGAGTACGTGAAGGCCTTCGGCGGCGTCGTCGCCCAGCACGCCCAGGAGCCCCGCCTCACCGAGGGCGCCCAGATGAACGAGGGCGTCGTCTCCGCCGAGCTCGGCCTGGGCGGCTGGCCCGCCGTCGCCGAGGAGTCGATCATCGCCCGTGACGTCCTCCTCGCCGAACACGTCGGCTCCCGCGTCCACATCTGCCACCTCTCCACCGCCGGCTCCGTCGAGATCGTCCGCTGGGCCAAGTCCCGCGGCATCGACGTCACCGCCGAGGTCACCCCGCACCACCTCCTCCTCACCGAGGAACTGGTCCGCTCGTACAACGCCGTGTACAAGGTCAACCCGCCGCTGCGCACCGAGCGCGACGTACTGGCCCTGCGCGAGGCGCTCGCCGACGGCACGATCGACATCGTCGCCACCGACCACGCCCCGCACCCGCACGAGGACAAGGACTGCGAGTGGGCCGCCGCCGCCATGGGCATGGTGGGCCTGGAGACCGCGCTCTCCGTCGTCCAGCAGACGATGGTGGAGACCGGCCTGCTCGACTGGGCGGGCGTCGCGGAGCGGATGTCCTTCGCCCCGGCGCGGATCGGCGGCCTGGAGAACCACGGCCGTCCCGTCTCGGCAGGTGAACCCGCGAACCTGACCTTGGTCGATACCTCGTACCGTGGTGTCGTGGACCCCGCACATTTCGCTTCCCGCAGCCGCAACACGCCTTACGAGGGCCGTGAGCTGCCGGGTCGCGTCACTCACACCTTCCTGCGGGGCCGGGCAACGGTCGTGGACGGGACGCTGGCGTGA